From Nicotiana tabacum cultivar K326 chromosome 22, ASM71507v2, whole genome shotgun sequence, one genomic window encodes:
- the LOC107775707 gene encoding uncharacterized protein LOC107775707, which produces MIFGGNEINGVTFSAAKRTKVSVTHNKRLREVAEDNITFMEDDADGLLLSHNVALVISLNVLDLNIKRVLVDLGSSTNIIQLRVLEQAKLTGSIIPATKLLTGFNMTSVTSRRDILLPTNVDGVTKTTLFEMVDGDMGYNIILGRPWLHEMKAVH; this is translated from the coding sequence ATGATTTTTGGTGGGAATGAAATCAATGGTGTAACCTTTTCGGCGGCTAAAAGGACAAAAGTATCAGTAACCCACAACAAGAGACTCCGAGAAGTCGCCGAAGATAACATCACCTTTATGGAGGATGATGCCGACGGACTTCTTCTGTCGCATAACGTcgccctggtaatttctcttaatgttcTAGATCTTAAtattaaacgtgttttggttgaCCTAGGAAGCTCAACCAACATTATTCAATTGAGAGTGTTGGAACAAGCCAAATTAACTGGAAGTATCATTCCGGCGACAAAGCTCCTCACTGGGTTCAATATGACAAGTGTGACAAGCCGAAGGGATATCTTGCTGCCCACGAACGTTGATGGGGTCACGAAGACCACCTTATTCGAAATGGTGGATGGTGACATGGGCTACAACATAATCCTCGGTAGACCATGGTTACATGAGATGAAGGCTGTACATTGA
- the LOC107775705 gene encoding probable aquaporin TIP1-1 (The RefSeq protein has 1 substitution compared to this genomic sequence) yields MPIHQIAVGSHEELRQPGTLKAALAEFICTLIFVFAGQGSGMAFNKLSVDGTATPSGLISASIAHAFGLFVAVSVGANISGGHVNPAVTFGAFVGGNITLFRGILYITAQLLGSTVACFLLEFATGGMSTGAFALSAGVSVWNAFVFEIVMTFGLVYTVYATAIDPKKGDLGVIAPIAIGFIVGANILAGGAFTGASMNPAVSFGPALVSWTWTHQWVYWAGPLVGGGIAGVVYELIFINHSHEPLPSGDF; encoded by the exons ATGCCGATCCACCAAATTGCTGTTGGAAGCCATGAGGAACTCCGCCAACCAGGGACGCTCAAGGCGGCCTTAGCGGAGTTCATCTGTACCCTGATCTTCGTGTTCGCAGGTCAGGGTTCTGGCATGGCTTTCAACAAGCTATCAGTTGACGGTACCGCTACTCCCTCCGGCCTAATCTCTGCCTCTATAGCGCATGCCTTCGGGCTTTTCGTGGCTGTCTCCGTCGGTGCTAACATCTCCGGCGGCCACGTTAATCCCGCCGTTACCTTCGGTGCTTTCGTTGGTGGAAACATCACTTTGTTTCGTGGGATTCTCTACATTATTGCACAGTTGCTTGGATCCACTGTTGCTTGCTTCCTCCTTGAATTTGCCACTGGTGGCATG AGCACAGGAGCATTTGCATTGTCAGCTGGTGTATCAGTATGGAATGCTTTTGTCTTTGAAATAGTGATGACTTTTGGACTTGTTTACACTGTGTATGCCACTGCTATTGACCCAAAGAAGGGAGACTTGGGAGTAATTGCACCAATTGCCATTGGTTTTATTGTTGGTGCCAACATTTTAGCTGGTGGGGCCTTTACTGGAGCTTCAATGAACCCTGCTGTCTCATTTGGTCCTGCTTTGGTTAGCTGGACCTGGACCCACCAATGGGTCTACTGGGCTGGGCCCCTTGTTGGTGGTGGGATTGCTGGTGTTGTCTATGAACTCATCTTCATCAACCACTCCCATGAGCCACTCCCAAGTGGAGATTTTTAA